The following are encoded in a window of Anaerolineae bacterium genomic DNA:
- a CDS encoding PLP-dependent transferase, whose product MAQHHIETLAVHAGRAIDPVTGAVVPPLHFSTTFERAHDGSYPRGFAYARENNPTRQALEQ is encoded by the coding sequence ATGGCTCAACACCACATCGAAACCCTCGCGGTGCACGCAGGACGCGCGATCGACCCCGTGACGGGCGCCGTTGTGCCACCGCTGCATTTTTCCACCACTTTCGAGCGCGCCCATGACGGCAGCTATCCGCGTGGTTTCGCCTACGCGCGCGAGAACAACCCCACACGCCAAGCCCTGGAACAGG